TGCCAAGTTGTGGAATGCGCCTACGGCAATCACCCTCACTTTCTGAAGGCCTTGCACACGTACTGGTGTAGATATTTGCTTGCTGAAAACGACGGATGCTTAACAACAGATGCAAGGATAAAATAACAAATCAAATAAAACAAATTGAAGATTTTAGCATAAGGCACCATACATATCACCAGGAGGCCATGGCTGCCCCCATGTCCAGACATGACCTTCTTGAGTCAAAACTACTGAGTGCGTCCCTCCAGCAGCTACCTAGAAAATGAATAAGCAACCCAAAAGCTAATGAAAGGAAATCATGACTTCATGAGTGCAGGAGATAAAGTTGAAGGGTCATATAAATTATCCTAGTTCCAGTTCCAGTCCAGGGGACAGGAATAATTCATACAGACATGAGACATTATAAAAGTTGGAGTTCCATCATATAAACTATCCCATATGTGGTTCGGAATCGAACTACttctttggcaacaaagcataTGCCAAAGTGACAAGACGATTAGCAATTTGTTGGATTCCCCACAAGCAGTGTGTCTAACCAAAATTGCCAATGTTCAAAGAACATTCTCACTGGTGTTCGGCACGGAGCAGGAATCGAATTCCACTCACTTGCCGGACTTTGAGCTTGGGCGCGCACCGCTGCGGGGTCGGGATGTCCCTCCTGAGCGTCCTCGTCCCGTCCTCCTTCCTCTCAGGCTCCTCGCCGCACTGCCCGTACTCGTTCCCCCCTGCACCATCGACGCACATTGCATCAAACCAGACGTGAATCGGTCACGGGCAGCGCCAGGAAGCGGGCCCGCTTACCCCAGGCGTACGCGCGGCCCTTGTCGTCCACCGCGAGGCAATGCCACCCGCCAATCGCCGCCTGGAACCAGCATAACCCATATGGAGAAGCATGTCTCGTCAGCGGCACAGGGACGCGAATCTCGCGGCTAGAGCGGAGCCGGGGCGCACCTGGACGATCCTGACGCCGGCGAGGGCGTCGACAGGGCCCGGGGAGCTCTCCGTCTTGGTCTCCGGCGGGTGCCCGAGCGTGCCGCGCTGGTTCCACCCCCACGTGAAGAGCTGCGCGCGGCAAGAGGAAGCCCAAAGCGAAACGGGTCAGAACTCGGAGCAGAGGCTCGCGAACAAGTGGGCGGAGCAGGGGAGCGCCcgggaaggggggggggggggcgggacGCACGCGGCCGTCGTCGCAGATGGCGAGGGAGTTGCGGctgccggcgacgacggcggtgaCGTTGTAGGGCTCCAGCGCCTCCACGCAGTGGGCCCAGTCCTTCTCCTCGCTCCCGCCCATGCCCAGCTGCCCGTCCTCCCCGGAACCCCTGCGAGCACACGCCGAGGAAGAGAGAGGAATCAGCGGCGGCCGCGTCGCGAGAAACCGAGTTCCCCCGcggctagagagagagagagagagagaggatgtgGCGGGAGAGCGGGGCGCACCACGCGAGGACcgtggtggcgcgcggcgggggcgccatGTCGgcagagctccgccgccgcgtcggggccGCTCGGTGTCGGCGGGAGCGGAAGGGAATGGGGAGAGggggcgagcgagcgagcagcCGACGGCGCACGCGGTGGAGGTGGGTTTCCGTGCGCGGTGCGCCGCGGCTGGCAGGGCCGGGATTTGGGCTTGTCCTGCCGCGGCCGTGTCCCTGCCAGCCTGGGCCTACTGAGCAGGGGTCCCCTATCTTTCCGGGAGCGTGTCCGTGCGGTCCGTGGGCGCGCTGTGCCTGTGCGGCCGCGTGCGTGGCCAGCGGTTGTGGGTTTTGGTGCTCGGCGCAATAGGGTTTTGGGGTTCGGGGGCCGCGTGAGGTGAGGTGGATTCCACAGCATGGTGGGTCATCCAGATGGCCAGATTGGTATTGGTGACTGCAAAAAGATTCCTGCTGCGCTATCTccagttggtgaaaaagtttgagtcTTGTATTatagcatattttgttgttacttcaaataatatttatttataaattaattaggcatAAAAGATTCAGTTCGTGCTTACcagttagattgtgtaattagttattttttcaactgcatttaattcttcatgcatgtgtccgaatattcgatgtgatagttactatccaaaattttttggaaactaaatagGGCCTTAGCTTACGGTTGCAGGCATGAGGGTTGAGAGGACTTCGTGCAACCGTGAGGGTTGAGAGGATTTCGTTGGTTATGGGACGGTAACATGGAAGATAAATGCTATTAGAAGGGGGGTTTAGAATTTCAACCAACTCCGGCTCCATCTCACATATGTAATGTAGAACACATATTGTTCATGGAAGtctgttttctctcttctccccctccctcttcttttctctctccttccctcatCCTCCCCCTCACAAAACCACAAGGAGCCCGTAGTGGTAGAGCCGAAGCCAGCTGAAGCCTAGCCAAATGAGCTCCTACTGTAGGGGAAGGGAAATTGTGACCTATCATACTAAAATCATGTCATTTTTGTTGAGTGGAGGTATAAGCTAATTATACACGGTGGTGGTGATTACATAAGTTTGCCGTGTCCAAGATGTCACTTTATTAAAACAGTATTGCTTTGGGGCATAT
The Panicum virgatum strain AP13 chromosome 6N, P.virgatum_v5, whole genome shotgun sequence genome window above contains:
- the LOC120679211 gene encoding ultraviolet-B receptor UVR8-like, with the protein product MAPPPRATTVLAWGSGEDGQLGMGGSEEKDWAHCVEALEPYNVTAVVAGSRNSLAICDDGRLFTWGWNQRGTLGHPPETKTESSPGPVDALAGVRIVQAAIGGWHCLAVDDKGRAYAWGGNEYGQCGEEPERKEDGTRTLRRDIPTPQRCAPKLKVRQVAAGGTHSVVLTQEGHVWTWGQPWPPGDIKQISTPVRVQGLQKVRVIAVGAFHNLALTDDGILWAWGNNEYGQLGTGDTQPRSQPIRVEGLSDLLLVDIAAGGWHSTALTNEGEVYAWGRGEHGRLGFGDDKSSHMVPLKVELLAGEDIVQVSCGGTHSVALTRDGRMFSFGRGDHGRLGYGRKVTTGHPLEVPIDLPPPDTSTSSDGQWQAKYVACGGRHTLAIAEWNEAND